From the Actinomycetota bacterium genome, the window CCGTGGACGGTGAGGTTGACACGGACGAAGTGGCCGGCAAGATCAACCGCTTCCTGCCGCAGGGGCTTTACGTGAGCGAGGTGCAGCTGCTCGCCCCGAACATGCCCAAGCTCTCCCGCTGGGCACGCTACGGCCTGTTCCGTCTGGAGGGAGAGGGAGGGACGTCCTATCTCTTGCTGGCGTTGGCCGGAGAGAACCAGGGTAGACTGAAAGACGCCGTGCGCGCTCTGGCGGAGCAGCGCGGGGAGGCGGCTGGGCGCTATGCGGTGACCAGGGCAGGTCTATACGCTTCGCCGGAAGAAGTATTTGAGGACACGCGGGAGAGGGTCTTTTTCTACGATGGCTCGAAGGGGCGGCTGAAAGAGATACCGGATGAAGGCCGTACGCCGTGAGGGCTGCCGGATGGCGCGCCCGCAGTGCGCGGCCTGGATATTTGAGGAAAGGACAGGGGAGAGGATCCCCGGGTGAACGAGATTGAGTAGCAGGAGAAGAGGACATCGCAGGCCGGCGAAACCGCCTGACCCCCGCAAGGAGATAGTGGTAGCGAGCTATCAAAAGGAGACGCGGGTGGCGGTGCTCGAAGACGGGGCGCTGCAGGAGATCTTCGTGAGCCATGAGGACCGCCGCTCCATAGTGGGGGACATCTACAAGGGCAGGGTCCAGAACGTCCTGCCGGGCATGGAGGCGGCTTTCGTGGACATCGGGCACAACCGCAATGCCCTGCTCTACGTGGGGGACATCTTCGTGGACGGCCCGCGGCAGCGGGAGCGCCAGGACATCACCAAGATACTCAAGCAGGGCCAGGAGATCGTGGTGCAGGTGACCAAGGACCCCATGGGCAGCAAGGGGGCCCGCCTGACTACCTACATATCCCTGGCGGGCAGGTACCTGGTGCTGCTGCCGCAGGTGACCACGGTGGGCATCTCCCACAAGCTCGGCGAGGAGGAGAGGGCGCGGCTGCGCAAAGTGGTCGAGGAGGTACGCCCCAAGGACGTCGGCATCATAGTGCGCACCGTGGCCCGGGACGCCGAAGCGGCGGAACTGAGGAAGAGCCTTACCTACCTGAACAAGGTGTGGAGACAGGTACACCGCGCCGCCGAAAAGAAACGCGCCCCGGCCATGCTCTACCAGGAGCCGGAACTGGAGCTCAAGGTGGTGAGGGACCTCATGGATGCGAGCTTCGACCGTATCCTGGTCGATTCGCACCGCTCCTTCCGGCGCATCAAGCATTACCTCAGGCTGGTCGCCCCGGAGCTGGCGGAGCGCGTGGTGCGTTATGCGGACGAGAAACCGGTATTCGAGGCGCTGGATATCAACCGCCAGATCGTAGACGCGTTGAGCCGCAGCGTGCCCCTGCCCTCCGGCGGTTCCATCGTCATCGATTCCACCGAGGCCCTTACGGCCATCGATGTCAACACCGGCAGGTATGTGGGCAACAAGTCCCTGGAGGAGACCGTCCTGCGCACCAACATCGAGGCGGTCACGGAGGTGGTGCGACAACTGAGGCTGCGCGACATCGGGGGCATCATAGTCATCGACTTCATAGACATGAACGAGGCCAAGAACCGCCGCGCCGTGCTCAAGGCGCTCAACCAGGAACTGGAAAAGGACCGCACCAAGACCTACGTGGTCGAGCTCACCAGGCTCGGCCTGGTCGAGATGACCCGCAAGAACGTCTCCGAAGGCCTCATCGAGGCCTTCGGGGAGAAATGCCCCACGTGCCACGGGCGCGGCATAGTCTTCCGGGAACCGTGAGCGGAGGAGGCCCACATGAGCGGGGATGACGTCAACACGGAAGGGCTCGCGGACGGGCCACATCCGGAGGGTGCCGAGGCTCCGGCACGAGGAAAGCGGCGGCGCAAGGGCAAGGTACTCATCATCGTCGGCGTCTCGCTGGTGCTCGCGGGACTGTTGTCCCTGGCCGGCATCTACCTCTATATCTACTACACGGACCGCCAGGCCGCGCGGGCACAGGGCGAACTGATGCGGCAATGGGAGGAGAACCCGGTGCCCTCCGAGGAGGGAGACGTGGCGGTGGGGGACGGCATCGCCCGCATCATCTCGGAGCGCATGGGGCTCGACGCCATCGTGGTCGAGCTGTGGGGGCTGGACGATGCGGAAAACCTCAAGCGCGGCCCCGGCCACATCCCCGGGACCGCCTATCCGGGACAGCCCGGCAACTCCGTCATCTCCGGCCACCGTACCACCTACGGCGCGCCATTCCGCCACATCGAGCAGCTGGTGCCCGGAGACGAGATCATCCTCATCACCGCCAAGAACCGTTACGTCTACGAGGTCTACGAGCAGCGCATCGTCCTGCCCACCGACCTCACGGTCCTGGAGCAGACGGGGGAGCCCAAACTCACCCTCACCGCCTGCCATCCCTGGTACAGCGCCGCGCAGCGCATCGTGGTCATCTCGAGGCTGGTCAGAAGCGAGCCCCTCTGAGCCCCGCGCCCACCGCCGGGGCAGCCGGAACGGGCGGGCGGCCCCTGATGGGAACACAAGGATTTTGAGCTGCATTTCTATGGACAAAGGAAAGACCGGAAAGTGGGCAGGCTTCCCGGTCATGGCCAAAACTCACTCGGCGTAGATATTTTGGCAATATTGGTATCGGCCTTATCTGCACGTTACTTTAGGGCTTTTTTCGTCCATCTGCCGTTCCCCCCGGTTGAGGTCCCCGGCGGCAACTCGCTTGCAGGCCCTGGCGGGACGTGGAATCGTTTCAAGACCGGCCTTCTCCGGGGGCGTTGAATATATATGATCTGACCCCTCAAGTATTCCATACAAGATGTCGATAGAATATCCGAACATTGAGAACCGAATATCCCTAAGGTGATAAAGGCAAACTCTTCCGAAAGGAGAGGGCGCAAAGCCATGGGTCTAAGGTCACGGGAGTGACTAAGATCGCCAGGCTGCCGCCTCACAAGCGAAGCCCTTTCCGCCCCGGTGGTTAGGGCGGTTTCGTTTTCAGGCAACAAAATGGGCAGACAAGTGGAAGATTTGCCACGAGACCTCAGGGACAAAAGGGGAGAACCAAAATGAGAGGGCTCACTCGGTGGCAGAAAGACGCAGCGACGTTCTTCGGCGCATTGTTCCTCACGCTGGCCATCCTGCAGCCGCTGATGCTCGGACCGGGCACGGCGGTGGCGGCGGTCATCACCTCCAACGAGGAAGCGCGCATGATCCAACTGGTCAACCAGGCACGCAACAGCGCCGGGCTGCCTTCCCTGTATCCGGAACAGCAGCTCACGGACATGGCCCGCAGCTATTCCAGCGAGATGTACTTGTATAACTTCTTCTCGCACGTCTCACCGGTCTCGGGCACACTGCAGCAGCGCATCTCGGCCCGGGGCATCACGGGGTGGACCCTTGCCGGAGAGAACATCGCCAAGGCGCCCAGCGTAGACGTGGCCTTTCAGGCCCTCATGAACAGCCCCTCCCACCGGGAGAACATCCTGCGGCGCGATTTCAACTGCATCGGCATCGGGGTGGTGCAGGGCGGCAACTGCCTCTACATCACCCAGGAGTTCATGTGTTTCTCGCCGGTCCCGGCCAGCGCCGACCGTAACCCCGCTCCTGCCCCGGCGCCCCCACCACCGCCGGACAGCTTCGATTCCTACTTGCTGCTCATGAACCCCAATGACGGGACGGCACAGGTAGAGGTGACCTTCCAGGGCGAGGACGGATCGTGCAAGAGCTTCAGCTACACCATCGCGGGGCACAGCCGCTTCACGGTGCCGGTACGGGAGACCATGGGCAGCGGATCGTTT encodes:
- a CDS encoding TIGR03936 family radical SAM-associated protein: MRRLLLKYRKQDGAALLSHREAMRAMEMALRRCELPMVFSEGFSPRPRMSFSPALPLGVAAEAEYLEVAVDGEVDTDEVAGKINRFLPQGLYVSEVQLLAPNMPKLSRWARYGLFRLEGEGGTSYLLLALAGENQGRLKDAVRALAEQRGEAAGRYAVTRAGLYASPEEVFEDTRERVFFYDGSKGRLKEIPDEGRTP
- a CDS encoding Rne/Rng family ribonuclease encodes the protein MSSRRRGHRRPAKPPDPRKEIVVASYQKETRVAVLEDGALQEIFVSHEDRRSIVGDIYKGRVQNVLPGMEAAFVDIGHNRNALLYVGDIFVDGPRQRERQDITKILKQGQEIVVQVTKDPMGSKGARLTTYISLAGRYLVLLPQVTTVGISHKLGEEERARLRKVVEEVRPKDVGIIVRTVARDAEAAELRKSLTYLNKVWRQVHRAAEKKRAPAMLYQEPELELKVVRDLMDASFDRILVDSHRSFRRIKHYLRLVAPELAERVVRYADEKPVFEALDINRQIVDALSRSVPLPSGGSIVIDSTEALTAIDVNTGRYVGNKSLEETVLRTNIEAVTEVVRQLRLRDIGGIIVIDFIDMNEAKNRRAVLKALNQELEKDRTKTYVVELTRLGLVEMTRKNVSEGLIEAFGEKCPTCHGRGIVFREP
- a CDS encoding sortase, with amino-acid sequence MSGDDVNTEGLADGPHPEGAEAPARGKRRRKGKVLIIVGVSLVLAGLLSLAGIYLYIYYTDRQAARAQGELMRQWEENPVPSEEGDVAVGDGIARIISERMGLDAIVVELWGLDDAENLKRGPGHIPGTAYPGQPGNSVISGHRTTYGAPFRHIEQLVPGDEIILITAKNRYVYEVYEQRIVLPTDLTVLEQTGEPKLTLTACHPWYSAAQRIVVISRLVRSEPL